One region of Deltaproteobacteria bacterium genomic DNA includes:
- a CDS encoding serine/threonine protein kinase, whose product MKRPIPFGKYLLLDRINVGGMAEVFCAKAFGVEGFERVLAIKKILPTMVEDEEFITMFIDEARISVQLTHANIVQVYELGKHDENYFIAMEYVAGRDLRTLLDRYKAAGQLMPQAQGVYIASKMAEGLDYAHRKKDARGQSLNIVHRDVSPQNVLLSFEGEVKLIDFGIAKAANRAQKTQAGILKGKFGYMSPEQVRGLPIDHRSDIFAVGVCLYECLTGEKLFIGESDFSTLEKVRNAEVPLPRSLNKDIPEELEAVLMKSLAKDVDERYQNASDFQEDLMRFLFSDGRIYGAKQLSSFLRKEFSDIIDAEAARMEAYAAIEAPAHLVPETETSPDEDTAPGRGAALPPPPPPELLPEGGGDRTVLFDAGGVFDGDGATDSGTEAPIQHQATRISSQEMKVPGVEDGVMPPAPGDDEATGGDEERTPVPGNGARGRAPLGDAEAAGHEAAVRALAAEVPEAPLPPPPQAALLDQATRITDSAEIEAPEDLPRRPIEPRAPARQRPAQERLITPQVTPDGAPPVVVRGGKPLSAARPTSDGGGKAMKLAIAGGGILAVALAVGAFFLFKPAAKPTQLTIFTTPELGVEILVDGRVVDTRSPTLVEGLAPGTHVVALKRPGSLEREEKTFELAEGEELRVELALGGGGLATPSTGSEPPPPPEPTPTPTPTPTPEVAPDPEGATAEAGSEGGEPAEPGGEEPGAVAAGSEGSAETPEPPPPGEPPPPPAPEKGTVVIRTTPPGARVELDGKKLGETPFETGDLDLEAVHRFTVLLTGHRVERVEVVFDQGPRREFDLELTKLEADSTVAKIEKVAETLPTPKPTPKPKPKPKPKPKPKPKPEPEPAGTGSLIAMTVPPAKIIIDGKDTGRWTPVPPNKPLQLSAGKHKVVFETSTGQRVEKSITISADKTEKVIHRF is encoded by the coding sequence ATGAAACGCCCGATTCCATTCGGAAAGTACCTCCTCCTCGACCGCATCAACGTGGGTGGAATGGCAGAGGTGTTCTGCGCCAAGGCCTTCGGCGTGGAGGGCTTCGAGCGGGTCCTGGCGATCAAGAAGATCCTGCCGACCATGGTGGAGGACGAAGAGTTCATCACCATGTTCATCGACGAGGCGCGGATCTCCGTCCAGCTGACCCACGCCAACATCGTGCAGGTCTACGAGCTCGGGAAGCACGACGAGAACTACTTCATCGCGATGGAGTACGTGGCGGGCCGCGACCTGCGCACCCTGCTGGATCGCTACAAGGCCGCCGGCCAGCTGATGCCCCAGGCCCAGGGGGTCTACATCGCCTCCAAGATGGCCGAGGGCCTCGACTACGCCCACCGCAAGAAGGACGCCCGGGGTCAGAGCCTGAACATCGTCCACCGGGACGTCTCGCCCCAGAACGTCCTCCTCTCCTTCGAGGGCGAGGTCAAGCTCATCGACTTCGGCATCGCCAAGGCCGCCAACCGCGCGCAGAAGACCCAGGCCGGCATCCTGAAGGGCAAGTTCGGCTACATGTCGCCCGAGCAGGTGCGGGGCCTCCCGATCGACCACCGCTCCGACATCTTCGCGGTCGGGGTCTGCCTCTACGAGTGCCTCACCGGCGAGAAGCTCTTCATCGGCGAGAGCGACTTCTCCACCCTGGAGAAGGTCCGCAACGCCGAGGTTCCGCTGCCCCGGAGCCTCAACAAGGACATCCCCGAGGAGCTCGAGGCGGTCCTGATGAAGTCGCTCGCCAAGGACGTCGACGAGCGCTACCAGAACGCCTCCGACTTCCAGGAAGACCTGATGCGCTTCCTCTTCAGCGACGGGCGCATCTACGGGGCCAAGCAGCTCTCGAGCTTCCTGCGGAAGGAGTTCTCCGACATCATCGACGCCGAGGCGGCCCGGATGGAGGCCTACGCCGCCATCGAGGCGCCGGCGCACCTGGTGCCGGAGACCGAGACCTCTCCCGACGAGGACACCGCCCCCGGCCGCGGGGCCGCGCTGCCGCCGCCGCCACCGCCGGAGCTCCTGCCGGAGGGCGGCGGAGACCGGACGGTGCTCTTCGACGCCGGTGGCGTCTTCGATGGCGACGGGGCGACGGATAGTGGCACCGAGGCGCCGATCCAGCACCAGGCCACCAGGATCTCCTCCCAGGAGATGAAGGTCCCCGGGGTCGAGGACGGCGTGATGCCGCCGGCCCCCGGAGACGACGAGGCCACCGGTGGAGACGAGGAGCGGACCCCGGTCCCGGGGAACGGCGCGCGGGGACGAGCCCCCCTCGGCGACGCCGAGGCGGCCGGGCACGAGGCCGCGGTGCGAGCGCTGGCCGCCGAGGTGCCGGAGGCGCCCCTCCCGCCGCCGCCCCAGGCGGCCCTCCTCGATCAGGCCACCCGGATCACCGACTCCGCCGAGATCGAGGCTCCCGAGGACCTCCCGCGGCGCCCGATCGAGCCCAGGGCTCCGGCGCGCCAGCGCCCGGCCCAGGAGCGGCTGATCACGCCCCAGGTCACCCCCGACGGCGCGCCGCCGGTCGTCGTCCGGGGCGGCAAGCCGCTGAGCGCGGCCCGGCCGACCTCCGATGGGGGCGGCAAGGCCATGAAGCTGGCCATCGCCGGAGGTGGCATCCTGGCGGTGGCCCTGGCCGTCGGCGCCTTCTTCCTCTTCAAGCCGGCCGCGAAGCCCACCCAGCTGACGATCTTCACCACGCCGGAGCTCGGAGTGGAGATCCTCGTGGACGGGAGGGTGGTCGACACCCGCTCGCCGACCCTGGTCGAGGGCCTCGCTCCGGGCACCCACGTGGTGGCCCTGAAGCGGCCGGGAAGCCTGGAGCGCGAGGAGAAGACCTTCGAGCTGGCCGAGGGCGAGGAGCTGCGCGTCGAGCTCGCGTTGGGCGGAGGCGGCCTCGCCACGCCGAGCACGGGCAGCGAGCCGCCTCCACCGCCCGAGCCGACCCCGACCCCGACCCCGACCCCGACCCCCGAGGTGGCCCCCGATCCCGAGGGCGCGACCGCGGAGGCCGGCAGCGAGGGCGGCGAGCCCGCCGAGCCGGGCGGCGAGGAGCCGGGCGCCGTGGCCGCGGGCAGCGAGGGCAGCGCCGAGACCCCCGAGCCGCCTCCCCCGGGGGAGCCCCCGCCGCCGCCGGCCCCGGAGAAGGGGACGGTGGTCATCCGGACGACGCCCCCCGGAGCACGCGTGGAGCTGGACGGGAAGAAGCTGGGCGAGACCCCCTTCGAGACCGGCGACCTGGACCTGGAGGCGGTCCACCGCTTCACCGTCCTGCTCACCGGCCACCGGGTGGAGCGGGTCGAGGTGGTCTTCGACCAGGGGCCCCGCCGGGAGTTCGATCTCGAGCTGACCAAGCTCGAGGCCGACTCCACCGTGGCCAAGATCGAGAAGGTCGCCGAGACGCTCCCGACCCCCAAGCCCACGCCGAAGCCGAAGCCCAAGCCCAAGCCCAAGCCCAAGCCGAAGCCCAAGCCCGAGCCCGAGCCCGCCGGGACGGGGAGCCTCATCGCCATGACCGTCCCGCCGGCGAAGATCATCATCGACGGCAAGGACACCGGTCGCTGGACCCCCGTGCCCCCGAACAAGCCGCTCCAGCTCTCTGCGGGCAAGCACAAGGTCGTCTTCGAGACCTCGACCGGTCAGCGGGTCGAGAAGAGCATCACCATCTCGGCGGACAAGACCGAGAAGGTGATTCACCGGTTCTAG
- a CDS encoding thioredoxin domain-containing protein — protein sequence MKNASVVIALVIGMVIGLLVGRMTAEGTAPSGTPTVAAAPAPSAAEAVRGAPAAPSDDPTYRIEVGDAHFKGPADALVTIIEFSDFECPFCSRVNPTIKQIQDTYGDKVRIAFKHNPLPFHKNAGPAANAVEAAGAQGKFWEMHDKLFANQKALTRPDLDGYAEEIGLDMGKFKAAMDGNAFQQKITAQQAEARRLGASGTPGFFINGKFLRGAQPFPRFKEVIDRELAAAEKLVATGVAKAQVYERTIARGLTKAAPPPQQAPNQRPARPQFGDVKVGDAHVKGPADAKVTIVEWSDFECPFCSRVVPTIKELTDSYGKDIRIAFKHQPLPFHKNAHLAAQAVEAAGAQGKFWEYHDKLFANQKALDRPQLEQYAGELGLDMAKFKASLDQGAFKKKIDAHSNEGRGVGANGTPTFFINGRLLSGAQPVDAFKRIIDEELKKADAALQAGTPRSGLYEKLLADNAKLFKNAPAPSPAAPAAPAAPVDIKAGNSPAKGPENAKVTIIEFSDFQCPFCSRVNPTISQIMDEYKGKVRVVFKHQPLPFHQDAPLAAEASLAANAQGKFWEFHDKLFANQKAIQRPQLEQYAGELGLDMAKFKAALDQGTYKAAVAADQAEARKYGASGTPTFFINGRKLVGAQPFPAFKALIDEELAK from the coding sequence ATGAAGAACGCGAGTGTCGTCATCGCCCTGGTCATCGGGATGGTCATCGGCCTTCTCGTCGGCCGCATGACCGCCGAGGGGACCGCCCCATCCGGTACCCCCACCGTCGCCGCCGCCCCCGCGCCCTCGGCCGCCGAGGCCGTCCGCGGCGCCCCCGCCGCCCCCTCCGACGATCCCACCTACCGGATCGAGGTGGGCGACGCCCACTTCAAGGGCCCCGCCGACGCCCTCGTGACGATCATCGAGTTCTCCGACTTCGAGTGCCCCTTCTGTTCCCGGGTGAACCCCACCATCAAGCAGATCCAGGACACCTACGGCGACAAGGTGCGGATCGCCTTCAAGCACAACCCGCTGCCCTTCCACAAGAACGCGGGCCCGGCGGCCAACGCCGTCGAGGCGGCCGGCGCCCAGGGCAAGTTCTGGGAGATGCACGACAAGCTCTTCGCCAACCAGAAGGCCCTCACCCGCCCCGACCTCGACGGCTACGCCGAGGAGATCGGCCTCGACATGGGCAAGTTCAAGGCGGCCATGGACGGGAACGCCTTCCAGCAGAAGATCACGGCCCAGCAGGCCGAGGCCCGGCGCCTGGGCGCCAGCGGCACCCCCGGCTTCTTCATCAACGGTAAGTTCCTCCGGGGCGCCCAGCCCTTCCCGCGCTTCAAGGAGGTCATCGACCGCGAGCTGGCCGCCGCCGAGAAGCTCGTCGCCACCGGCGTCGCCAAGGCGCAGGTCTACGAGCGCACCATCGCGCGGGGCCTGACCAAGGCCGCCCCGCCGCCCCAGCAGGCGCCGAACCAGCGACCGGCGCGCCCGCAGTTCGGCGACGTGAAGGTGGGCGACGCCCACGTGAAGGGCCCGGCGGACGCGAAGGTGACCATCGTCGAGTGGTCGGACTTCGAGTGCCCCTTCTGCTCCCGGGTGGTCCCCACCATCAAGGAGCTGACCGACAGCTACGGCAAGGACATCCGCATCGCCTTCAAGCACCAGCCCCTGCCCTTCCACAAGAACGCCCACCTCGCTGCTCAGGCGGTCGAGGCCGCCGGCGCCCAGGGCAAGTTCTGGGAGTACCACGACAAGCTCTTCGCCAACCAGAAGGCCCTCGATCGGCCCCAGCTCGAGCAGTACGCCGGTGAGCTCGGCCTCGACATGGCGAAGTTCAAGGCCTCCCTCGACCAGGGCGCCTTCAAGAAGAAGATCGACGCTCACTCCAACGAGGGCCGGGGCGTCGGCGCCAACGGGACCCCCACCTTCTTCATCAACGGCCGCCTCCTCTCCGGCGCCCAGCCCGTCGACGCCTTCAAGCGGATCATCGACGAGGAGCTGAAGAAGGCCGACGCCGCCCTGCAGGCCGGCACCCCCCGCTCGGGCCTCTACGAGAAGCTGCTGGCCGACAACGCCAAGCTCTTCAAGAACGCCCCGGCGCCCTCCCCGGCCGCCCCGGCGGCCCCCGCCGCGCCGGTCGACATCAAGGCCGGCAACTCGCCTGCCAAGGGTCCGGAGAACGCCAAGGTCACCATCATCGAGTTCTCCGACTTCCAGTGCCCCTTCTGCAGCCGGGTGAACCCGACGATCAGCCAGATCATGGACGAGTACAAGGGCAAGGTCCGGGTCGTCTTCAAGCACCAGCCGCTGCCCTTCCACCAGGACGCCCCGCTGGCCGCCGAGGCCTCGCTCGCCGCCAACGCCCAGGGCAAGTTCTGGGAGTTCCACGACAAGCTCTTCGCCAACCAGAAGGCCATCCAGCGGCCCCAGCTCGAGCAGTACGCCGGGGAGCTCGGCCTCGACATGGCGAAGTTCAAGGCCGCCCTCGACCAGGGCACCTACAAGGCCGCCGTCGCCGCCGACCAGGCCGAGGCCCGCAAGTACGGCGCCTCCGGCACCCCGACCTTCTTCATCAACGGTCGCAAGCTGGTCGGCGCCCAGCCCTTCCCCGCCTTCAAGGCCCTCATCGACGAGGAGCTCGCGAAGTAG
- a CDS encoding sulfurtransferase TusA family protein, giving the protein MSEASEGSFVREVDVQGTFCPRPVIETARAIKEIARGEILRVVGTDRGMHSDFPAWCKATGHELVDMHEEGDRIFVSIRRRR; this is encoded by the coding sequence TTGAGCGAGGCCAGTGAGGGCTCTTTCGTCCGGGAGGTCGACGTCCAGGGGACCTTCTGCCCCCGGCCGGTGATCGAGACCGCCCGGGCGATCAAGGAGATCGCCCGGGGGGAGATCCTCCGGGTGGTGGGTACGGATCGGGGGATGCACAGCGACTTCCCGGCCTGGTGCAAGGCCACCGGCCACGAGCTCGTGGACATGCACGAGGAGGGGGATAGGATCTTCGTCTCGATCCGTCGGCGCCGATAG
- a CDS encoding thiamine biosynthesis protein — MSDPSDRGKPKLPPAHPLPEAPEPEAGAPPRRKAIAMISGGLDSSIALQHVKRMGYEVKALNFYTGFCITETHRRMGGRPKDGVYPRNEPLRAAAESETEVEFIDISEEYVDVVTNPRFGYGKNLNPCIDCRIFMLSKAREIMEAEGADFVFTGEVVGQRPKSQRKEALALVEKHSGLKGRLLRPLSGRHLPPVIAEEEGHIRREDLAEMRGRGRKRQIEYAAAYGIDDYPQPAGGCCFLTDETYAQRFADLLEHRPERTYTTEDIVLLSAGRYFRLPDGGRLIVARNDPENKVLELHGKSQWFGDAAEIPGAAGVYEHPEGKPPGEEASRIIAHYGKGRELPEVIVRWRPPGSRVGDEDFRHTVAPMSRAEMDPYLI; from the coding sequence ATGTCCGACCCCTCCGATCGCGGAAAGCCGAAGCTGCCGCCTGCCCATCCGCTGCCCGAGGCCCCCGAGCCCGAGGCGGGGGCCCCGCCGCGCCGCAAGGCCATCGCCATGATCTCGGGGGGCCTCGACTCCTCGATCGCCCTGCAGCACGTGAAGCGGATGGGCTACGAGGTGAAGGCGCTGAACTTCTATACCGGCTTCTGCATCACCGAGACCCACCGCCGGATGGGGGGGCGCCCGAAGGACGGGGTCTATCCGCGCAACGAGCCGCTGCGGGCGGCCGCCGAGTCCGAGACCGAGGTCGAGTTCATCGACATCTCCGAGGAGTACGTCGACGTCGTCACGAACCCCCGCTTCGGCTACGGCAAGAACCTCAACCCCTGCATCGACTGCCGCATCTTCATGCTCTCCAAGGCGCGGGAGATCATGGAGGCCGAGGGCGCGGACTTCGTCTTCACCGGCGAGGTCGTCGGCCAGCGCCCGAAGAGCCAGCGCAAGGAGGCCCTCGCCCTGGTGGAGAAGCACTCGGGCCTCAAGGGGCGCCTCCTGCGGCCCCTCTCGGGTCGCCACCTGCCTCCGGTCATCGCCGAGGAGGAGGGGCACATCCGGCGGGAGGACCTGGCGGAGATGCGGGGCCGGGGCCGCAAGCGGCAGATCGAGTACGCCGCGGCCTACGGCATCGACGACTACCCCCAGCCGGCCGGCGGCTGCTGCTTCCTCACCGACGAGACCTACGCCCAGCGCTTCGCCGACCTCCTCGAGCACCGCCCGGAGCGCACCTACACCACCGAGGACATCGTCCTGCTCTCCGCCGGGCGCTACTTCCGGCTGCCCGACGGCGGGAGGCTGATCGTCGCCCGCAACGATCCCGAGAACAAGGTCCTGGAGCTCCACGGCAAGAGCCAGTGGTTCGGGGACGCCGCCGAGATCCCGGGAGCGGCGGGGGTCTACGAGCACCCCGAGGGCAAGCCGCCGGGGGAGGAGGCCTCGCGGATCATCGCCCACTACGGCAAGGGGCGGGAGCTCCCGGAGGTGATCGTCCGCTGGCGGCCGCCGGGCTCTAGGGTCGGCGACGAGGACTTCCGCCACACGGTCGCGCCGATGAGCCGCGCCGAGATGGACCCCTACCTGATCTAG
- a CDS encoding TIGR04283 family arsenosugar biosynthesis glycosyltransferase, with the protein MPAPDAPTLSVIVPILDEAAHLPRLVGHLRERLPGAELVVVDGHSSDGSWELLEGLAVDQRLQAGPGRGLQLDAGARAARGEVLLFLHADARLPPGAREELLRVLSRPGVVAGAFRTWHRAEGEASRLMERLLHLADLRSRYTTLPYGDQGLFLRREVYEAVGGFPHQPLMEDLELSLRLRRRGGIGRARARVEVSGRRFQEGPIRYTLMVNLFPLLYRAGVSPERLARLYRDVRGRPAPRSGRGPSRRGSSARPCGGSPRRRP; encoded by the coding sequence ATGCCGGCCCCCGACGCACCCACCCTCTCGGTGATCGTCCCGATCCTCGACGAGGCGGCGCACCTGCCGCGGCTGGTGGGCCACCTGCGGGAGCGGCTGCCCGGGGCCGAGCTGGTCGTCGTGGACGGCCACTCCTCCGATGGAAGCTGGGAGCTCCTGGAGGGGCTCGCGGTCGACCAGCGGCTCCAGGCCGGCCCGGGCCGGGGCCTGCAGCTGGACGCCGGCGCCCGCGCCGCGCGGGGAGAGGTGCTGCTCTTCCTCCACGCCGACGCCCGCCTGCCTCCCGGAGCCCGGGAGGAGCTGCTGCGGGTCCTCTCCCGGCCGGGGGTGGTGGCGGGGGCCTTCCGCACCTGGCACCGGGCCGAGGGCGAGGCCTCGCGCCTGATGGAGCGCCTGCTCCACCTGGCCGACCTGCGCTCCCGCTACACCACCCTTCCCTACGGGGACCAGGGCCTCTTCCTGCGGCGGGAGGTCTACGAGGCGGTGGGCGGCTTCCCCCATCAGCCCCTGATGGAGGACCTCGAGCTCTCCCTGCGCCTGCGGCGCCGCGGCGGTATCGGGCGGGCGAGGGCGCGGGTCGAGGTCTCCGGGCGCCGCTTCCAGGAGGGCCCGATCCGCTACACTCTGATGGTGAACCTCTTCCCCCTCCTCTACCGGGCCGGGGTCTCGCCCGAGCGCCTCGCCCGCCTCTACCGGGACGTGCGCGGGCGCCCCGCCCCTAGATCAGGTAGGGGTCCATCTCGGCGCGGCTCATCGGCGCGACCGTGTGGCGGAAGTCCTCGTCGCCGACCCTAG
- the msrA gene encoding peptide-methionine (S)-S-oxide reductase MsrA, with product MLFAKTQLPGPGEALPGRETPLPVPEAHFVSGHRLQPPYEGLETLTVGMGCFWGAERRFWQAPGVVVTMVGYAGGQTPNPTYEEVCSGGTGHTEVVRLAFDPARTSLEAMLTLFWEGHDPTQGMRQGNDRGTQYRSAIYCVDERQRRAAQASREAYQEALRAAGHGEITTEIAEAGPFYFAEGYHQQYLAKNPQGYCGLGGTGVSCPVGLGT from the coding sequence ATGCTCTTCGCCAAGACCCAGCTGCCCGGACCCGGCGAGGCCCTCCCCGGCCGAGAGACCCCCCTGCCCGTCCCCGAGGCACACTTCGTGAGCGGGCACCGCCTGCAACCTCCCTACGAGGGCCTCGAGACCCTCACGGTGGGCATGGGCTGCTTCTGGGGCGCCGAGCGGCGCTTCTGGCAGGCGCCCGGGGTGGTCGTGACCATGGTCGGCTACGCCGGCGGCCAGACGCCGAACCCCACCTACGAGGAGGTCTGCTCCGGCGGCACCGGCCACACCGAGGTCGTGCGCCTCGCCTTCGATCCCGCCCGCACCTCCCTCGAGGCGATGCTCACCCTCTTCTGGGAGGGGCACGACCCCACTCAGGGGATGCGCCAGGGCAACGACCGCGGCACCCAGTACCGCTCGGCCATCTACTGCGTGGACGAGCGGCAGCGAAGGGCGGCCCAGGCCAGCCGGGAGGCGTACCAGGAGGCGCTCCGCGCCGCGGGGCACGGGGAGATCACCACCGAGATCGCCGAGGCGGGCCCCTTCTACTTCGCCGAGGGCTACCACCAGCAGTACCTGGCCAAGAACCCCCAGGGCTACTGCGGTCTGGGCGGCACGGGGGTGAGCTGCCCGGTGGGCCTGGGCACCTGA